From the Chitinophagales bacterium genome, the window AGTTGTTTTTTTCTTCAAATTAGATGCATGTGCACGTGTTTTTTCAATAAAGATTTAACAGAGTAGTTAAGATTTCAGTAAAAAATCAGTTTTCATCATAAATACTCCTGCATGCAGTGTATTTTTGATGTTTTGGATCCAGTCAATAATCAATCAATTTCAGATGATAAAAATAGGAGTTACCGCTGCCTTTGAATATGAAAGGAAAGACCGCATTGTTTTTGCTCCAAAATATTTGAGCTATGTAGAAAATGATATGATGCGTTATCTTTCACGATCCGGAGTTTTGCCTGTTATGATTCCCGATGTAGCTGAAGATTTGCAAAAAGAATATCTACAGGAAATGGATGGTTTTCTTTTTCAGGGTGGTACTGATCTGGCACCTGAAAGCTATGGGGAAAAACCAATTGGCCGTTGGAAAGGCGATATTTATCGAGATAAGTATGAATTTAAAATTATGGATTTTGCCTTTCAGTCAGGAAAACCGATATTGGGAATATGCCGCGGATTTCAGTTGCTTAATGCCTATTTGGGCGGCACACTTTATCAGGATATTTTTACTCAAAAGGAAGGCTGTATTGAGCACAGAAATGCAGAATTGTACGACAAAATCAGCCATGAAGTGGAATGGGTTCCCGGTAAAATACTGGCAGAAATCCACAAATATGATAGTAGAAATTTGATTAATACTGTACACCATCAATCGGTAAAAAAACTGGCAGATGACCTGGAAGTTTTGGCTGTCAGTCCTAAAGACGGAATAATAGAAGCCGGGGGCTATAAAAAAGCCAAAGCCGGAAAAATAATGGGGGTACAATGGCATCCTGAGTTTTCACCAAGTCTGGGAGAAAATGTTGTAGATGCAGACATTTTGTACAGCCATTTTTTAGAGCATGTAAGAGAAAACTTAAAATCCTGAATAGTATGAAAATTATAAATCCTGCAACAGAAGCCGTTATTACTGAACTGAAAGAAGACGATGCTTCAAGTGTTAAAATCAAATACGAAAAGCTCCAAAAAGGGCGGAAAAAATGGGCTGCACTTCCGGTAAAAGATCGCCTGGATACCATTGTCAAATTTGGAGACCTGGTAAAACAACAGGCCGATGACCTTGCAAGAATTCTTTCCTCTGAAACGGGAAAACCACTTGCCCAAGCCAAAGGAGAGGTGATGGGGTCGCTCAATAGAATTACACATCTGAAAGCCAATGCCGAAAAATGGCTGGCACCTGAAGTAATTTCCTCTGAAAATGGAATGGAAGAAAGCATTCGCTATGAGGCATTGGGTGTAATTGCCAATATATCCGCCTGGAATTTCCCCTACAATGTGGGGTATAATGTGTTTCTATATGCGCTGGTAAGTGGAAATGCAGTACTTTACAAACCATCTGAATTTGCCAGTCTTACAGGGCTTAAATTTCAGGAATTGCTTTGGGAAGCAGGAGTTCCGGAGGATGTTTTTATAACAGCTATTGGCGGAGGGGCAGTTGGAGAAGCATTGCTGGAACTTCCCATAGACGCTTACTTTTTTACGGGATCTTACAGAACAGGTAAATATATTGCCGAAAAACTGGCGGAAAAACTAGTACCTGTACAACTTGAACTGGGCGGAAAAGACCCGCTTTATGTTGCAGATGATGTCTCTGATGTGAAAGAAGCGGCTGAAAATGCTGCTATTGGTGCGTTTTATAATAATGGTCAAAGCTGCTGTGCCGTAGAGCGCATCTATGTGCATGAAAAAATTTACGATGAATTTTTGTCGGCTTTTGTGGAAAGTGTGAAAAATTATAAAGTAGGAGATCCTACTGCTGAAGATACTTTTTTGGGACCTCTAACGCGTAGGCCTCAACTACAAGTACTCAGGGCACAAGTAGAAGATGCCATAAAACAAGGCGCAAAGCTGGAATGTGGCGGAGAAAGAATAAAACAAAAAGGCTACTTTTTTGAACCTACTGTTTTGAGCGATGTCAACCACCAAATGGAGCTTATGCAGGAAGAATCCTTTGGGCCGATAATTGGCATACAAAAAGTAAAATCGGATGAAGAAGCATTAGAATTGATGCAGGATACAGATTACGGCCTTACTGCTGCTGTTTTTTCAAAAGACAAGAAAAGGGCAGAAAAGTTATTTGAGCAATTGAATACCGGAACTGTCTATTGGAATTGCTGCGATCGTGTAAGCCCCAATGTGCCCTGGTCAGGCAGAAAAAAATCGGGACTTGGGTTTACTCTATCCTATTTGGGCATCCGCGCTTTTGTTCAGCCCAAAGCTTATCATTTGAAGGAATAATTGATGCTGAGGCTGGACAATCAAGGGAATTTATGCTTGGAAATTGCCGACAAATTGAAATATTATCGGCATGGGGTTGTGATGTAGGTTTTGTAGGAGGGAAATAAATATTGTTTTTTGTATTTATACAATAACTGCTGCGCTAATTGTGCATTGAAGAATTTCATCCAATTCTTTTTATTAGATCCACAAATGCTTTAGCAACAACTTTTTCATCAGGAATAGGTCGGTATGCTAAAGCTGATAGTTCTGCCTGATATTGTGTTTTAATCTTTTTCCAGAGCGTTGGGAAATCTGTTATCAAAGGCGATTTTGAAATTGATTTTTCTTTCCAACCTTTGGGCTCATCAAAAATTTCCCTGTCGTGTTTCAGAAGGCTGATAAATTGTTTTTTAAATAAATCAGATGCTATGAATTCCTGACATTCAGGGTGTTTGCTTAAAAAATATAAGTCATAAAAGTGTCGGATTTTTTCTGAAATGCTCACTGAGGGATTAACATCAAAGGAAAACCGAACTAGAGCAACCAATTTCTCCAGCATGGTTTGTTCCTTGCTTAGCACATTTACTTTAATCGGATCCAGTTGATATTGCTTTATGTATTTTTCATTGCCTGATTGAGCTAAATAATCGCCCACCATACTTTTGATGATGCGTTCCTGAAAAGGAAAAGGATTGGCGAAGGAGTTTATTTCGACAATGAGCTTATTGTTGGCATTGTGCTTTTCTGTTGTTATATATTCAAAAACCGATTTCCTGAATCTTGATCCTTTACTGGTAATACCTTCCGTGGGTATTTCGGTCAATTCCTTTGTTATTTCTTTCTCTATCTTTCGAATAATCGTTTTGATTTCATTTCCAGATTTTCCTCCATTATTCACAATAGCTAAGTCAACATCTTCAGAAAAGCGTTCAATCAGGTTGTATCCTTTTGACAAAGAAGTACCACCTTTAAAAACAGTCTCCTCTATATAATTACTTTCTGCTAAACGGCTAAGCAACAAAGTAATCCAGTAGTCTTTCTCTATAAATACCAAATTAATATCCATCTGCTGGGATGCAGCTCTCAGTGTATCGGAAAACAATTTTACATCGTGATGCAAGTTCATATGATATTCCATTTATCGGTAGTAGATAAGATTTTTTCTGCTCCAGCTAGTTTATATTTAGTAATTGGGTTTAGGGATTTGTAAAGCGGAATAGCAGCTTTATTCTTCTGTAATTGTTCCAATAATGCTCCCAGTAAAGCCCTTGTAGCAGGTGGGTATTTTAAAGCTAAACGCACCAAGGAATTGATTTCTTTATCAGAAAAATTCTTTATGAGGACTAAAAATCTTTTGCAGCAAGATATTACGCTAGCATCAGGTATCTTTTTAACATAGCGAATGGCATCCAACAATTGCAATGGAGGGATATTTTCTTTGCTAATGGTGTTTTTCTGTTTGATGAATGCAATGGTGTATTGACCTCTTTTAAATTTGGGTCGCGTTTGATTTTTGCCTATTTGTATAATGTCGCTTACCTGGGTAGTTAATCCCAATTGATTGTAAATGCTGTAACCTGTGAGGTAGCCAATGACCTTTCCATCTTCTTCAAGAAGATCTTTTACCACTTGGTATTGAGGTGGTGCCAATTCACCAAAAGCTGTCTTTTCCGGTTTGTAATATTTACCCTTGCTGAGTTTTTTGATCTTTCCAGAAGCAGCCATCCTATTAAGTGCTTTAATGATTGCCTCTTTCTGTTTCACATCATCTATAAAATCTTCATAGGTAAACACAAACCCTTTTGGTAGCCTATCTATGCTCTTTGCTATGTTAACAGTCATTTTCATGTCTTATCTAAAACAAATAAAGATATACATTTTGTCCAGTTTTTTTAGAAATAAACTGGACATTTTTGAAACGTGTTTGCCTGAATCCGATGATTTTCTTGGGTGAAATTTTGAAAACGCTTCCCCGTGTAAGGGGTGGTAGCGGCATCCTTTTGGGTTGGGGGCAATTTTAGTGTTGCGGGATTTGGGAAAGCGACCAGCGGAAGCTCTTTCCAAAGCCCAGCAACACTTTGCCTCCAGCCCAAAAGATATAGCGGACGACCCGACCCGCAGGGATACACCCAGAAAAAAATAATTGATTGACGCAAACGAAGTTTTGTGTTTTGATTTATTAATCGTAATATTGCGATATAGCAATGAATTAATCTATGGGCATTACAAAATCGAATCTATTTACGAGCGAACAAAATGAACTGGCCTTGGCTGCCAAGGCTTTTGCGCATCCGGCCAGGGTGGCGATAATCCAGTATCTGCTGAATGCCAATACTTGTATCAACGGGCATTTGGTAGAGGAACTGGGATTGGCGCAATCTACCATCAGCCAGCATTTGCGTGAGCTCAAGGAAATTGGTTTGATACAGGGCAGCATTGCCGGCACTTCCATGTGCTACTGTATCAACCCCGAAAAATGGACGGAAATAAGAATGCTTTTCGATCAACTTTTTGGGGCGTTTAATATGCCCAATGCAGAAGGTTGCTGTTGAATTTTTAAACTTAAAAAACAAGAATTATGAAATTATCGGAAGTAAAAACAAAATTGGAATCTCTGGAAAAACTCAATTTTCAATTGCCTGACGGTTCGCTTGTGCCGGAGCATTTTCATGTGACGGAAGTGGGTATTGTGAGCAAAAATTTTATAGATTGTGGCGGAACGGTTCGCAAGGAGGAAGTGGCCAATTTCCAGCTTTGGAATGCCGGTGATTACGACCATAGATTGGCGCCCGAAAAACTGGGCAAAATCATCGCTTTATCTGAAAAGGTTTTGGGCTTGAAGGATTTGGAAGTAGAGGTGGAATACCAATCGGATACCATTGGCAAATACGGGCTGGACTTTGAAGGTGGAAATTTCCAATTGACGAGCAAACAAACCAACTGCCTGGCACAGGACAAATGCGGCATTCCCGATGAGGAGTTGACGGTAATCGACAATCAAAAGGATGCTTGTTGTTCGCCCGGTGGCGGATGTTGCTAAAAAAAAGAGTATGGTTTCAGCTAAAACGGAATTTTATCCAAAACTGACCGAACAGATTGCTGTGACACAGGGCAGGGCAATTGACGATTGCAGAAAGCAGGTGCTGCAGCCCTTGATTGATTTTATTCGGGCTAAAATTAAAAAGAAGGAGGCTGTTCGGCTCAATTTTATTTGCACGCACAATTCCCGAAGAAGTCAAATGGCGCAAATCTGGGCGCATACCGCTGCGCTGTATTATGGGGTGGATGCGGCTTGTTTTTCTGGTGGTGTAGAAATTACCGAATTCAACAAGCGGGCTGTAGAAGCCATATCAGAAGCGGGTTTTAGAGTTCAAAGTTCTGGGGATGAAAATCCCAAATACAAAATTTATTGTGCCAATCATATTGCGCCCATAATGGCTTTTTCTAAACTGTATGACGATGCAGCAAATCCCAATAAAAATTTTGCCGCCATTATGACTTGTTCAGATGCAGATGAGAACTGCCCCTATATTATAGGTGCTGAAGTGCGCATTCCCATTCGCTATGAAGATCCAAAAGTGTATGACAACAACCCTAATGAAGGCGAAAAATACATGGATAGATCTATGCAAATTGCCAGTGAAATGTTTTATGTTTTTTCAAAAATCAATGATTAATGGATCACCCGGACAAACCCTCAAAAAAAGAAATTGCATTTTTTGAGAAATTCCTAAGCCTGTGGGTAGCACTCTGCATAGGAGCTGGAATATTAATCGGTCGTTTTCAAGGGGACAGCATTGCTTTCCTAAGTGAATTTGAAATTTACAATGTAAATATTCCCATTGCCATTTTAATTTGGATGATGATTTATCCCATGATGCTGCAAATAGATTTTTCCAGCTTAAAGGATGTGGGCAAATCTCCCAAGGGCTTGGTGCTGACGGTGATTGTCAATTGGTTGATCAAGCCTTTTAGCATGGCGTTTTTTGCCTGGATATTTTTTGAGCATTTGTATTCGGCTTATATTTCTCCCGAATTGGCTGGAGAGTATATTGCCGGAGCTATTATATTGGGCGCGGCACCTTGTACGGCCATGGTTTTTGTATGGTCTTATTTGTCGGATGGAGATCCCAACTATACGTTGGTTCAGGTTTCTGTCAACGACCTGATTATTTTGGTGGCATTCGTTCCGCTGGTGGGGTTTTTGCTGGGCATTACCAATATCAGCATCCCATACGGCACCTTGGTTTCCAGTGTTTTGATTTTTGTGGTGATTCCGCTTGTAGCGGGTGTCATTACCAATAAAATATTGATTGGTAAAAAAGGGGAGGATTGGTTCAAAAATCGGTTTTTGCCAAAATTTAAGCCCGT encodes:
- a CDS encoding gamma-glutamyl-gamma-aminobutyrate hydrolase family protein (Members of this family of hydrolases with an active site Cys residue belong to MEROPS family C26.), with the translated sequence MIKIGVTAAFEYERKDRIVFAPKYLSYVENDMMRYLSRSGVLPVMIPDVAEDLQKEYLQEMDGFLFQGGTDLAPESYGEKPIGRWKGDIYRDKYEFKIMDFAFQSGKPILGICRGFQLLNAYLGGTLYQDIFTQKEGCIEHRNAELYDKISHEVEWVPGKILAEIHKYDSRNLINTVHHQSVKKLADDLEVLAVSPKDGIIEAGGYKKAKAGKIMGVQWHPEFSPSLGENVVDADILYSHFLEHVRENLKS
- a CDS encoding aldehyde dehydrogenase family protein, giving the protein MKIINPATEAVITELKEDDASSVKIKYEKLQKGRKKWAALPVKDRLDTIVKFGDLVKQQADDLARILSSETGKPLAQAKGEVMGSLNRITHLKANAEKWLAPEVISSENGMEESIRYEALGVIANISAWNFPYNVGYNVFLYALVSGNAVLYKPSEFASLTGLKFQELLWEAGVPEDVFITAIGGGAVGEALLELPIDAYFFTGSYRTGKYIAEKLAEKLVPVQLELGGKDPLYVADDVSDVKEAAENAAIGAFYNNGQSCCAVERIYVHEKIYDEFLSAFVESVKNYKVGDPTAEDTFLGPLTRRPQLQVLRAQVEDAIKQGAKLECGGERIKQKGYFFEPTVLSDVNHQMELMQEESFGPIIGIQKVKSDEEALELMQDTDYGLTAAVFSKDKKRAEKLFEQLNTGTVYWNCCDRVSPNVPWSGRKKSGLGFTLSYLGIRAFVQPKAYHLKE
- a CDS encoding nucleotidyl transferase AbiEii/AbiGii toxin family protein, which gives rise to MNLHHDVKLFSDTLRAASQQMDINLVFIEKDYWITLLLSRLAESNYIEETVFKGGTSLSKGYNLIERFSEDVDLAIVNNGGKSGNEIKTIIRKIEKEITKELTEIPTEGITSKGSRFRKSVFEYITTEKHNANNKLIVEINSFANPFPFQERIIKSMVGDYLAQSGNEKYIKQYQLDPIKVNVLSKEQTMLEKLVALVRFSFDVNPSVSISEKIRHFYDLYFLSKHPECQEFIASDLFKKQFISLLKHDREIFDEPKGWKEKSISKSPLITDFPTLWKKIKTQYQAELSALAYRPIPDEKVVAKAFVDLIKRIG
- a CDS encoding DUF6088 family protein → MTVNIAKSIDRLPKGFVFTYEDFIDDVKQKEAIIKALNRMAASGKIKKLSKGKYYKPEKTAFGELAPPQYQVVKDLLEEDGKVIGYLTGYSIYNQLGLTTQVSDIIQIGKNQTRPKFKRGQYTIAFIKQKNTISKENIPPLQLLDAIRYVKKIPDASVISCCKRFLVLIKNFSDKEINSLVRLALKYPPATRALLGALLEQLQKNKAAIPLYKSLNPITKYKLAGAEKILSTTDKWNII
- a CDS encoding metalloregulator ArsR/SmtB family transcription factor, with the protein product MGITKSNLFTSEQNELALAAKAFAHPARVAIIQYLLNANTCINGHLVEELGLAQSTISQHLRELKEIGLIQGSIAGTSMCYCINPEKWTEIRMLFDQLFGAFNMPNAEGCC
- a CDS encoding DUF6428 family protein — its product is MKLSEVKTKLESLEKLNFQLPDGSLVPEHFHVTEVGIVSKNFIDCGGTVRKEEVANFQLWNAGDYDHRLAPEKLGKIIALSEKVLGLKDLEVEVEYQSDTIGKYGLDFEGGNFQLTSKQTNCLAQDKCGIPDEELTVIDNQKDACCSPGGGCC
- a CDS encoding protein-tyrosine-phosphatase; this encodes MVSAKTEFYPKLTEQIAVTQGRAIDDCRKQVLQPLIDFIRAKIKKKEAVRLNFICTHNSRRSQMAQIWAHTAALYYGVDAACFSGGVEITEFNKRAVEAISEAGFRVQSSGDENPKYKIYCANHIAPIMAFSKLYDDAANPNKNFAAIMTCSDADENCPYIIGAEVRIPIRYEDPKVYDNNPNEGEKYMDRSMQIASEMFYVFSKIND
- the arsB gene encoding ACR3 family arsenite efflux transporter, whose translation is MDHPDKPSKKEIAFFEKFLSLWVALCIGAGILIGRFQGDSIAFLSEFEIYNVNIPIAILIWMMIYPMMLQIDFSSLKDVGKSPKGLVLTVIVNWLIKPFSMAFFAWIFFEHLYSAYISPELAGEYIAGAIILGAAPCTAMVFVWSYLSDGDPNYTLVQVSVNDLIILVAFVPLVGFLLGITNISIPYGTLVSSVLIFVVIPLVAGVITNKILIGKKGEDWFKNRFLPKFKPVSIVALLLTLVLLFAFQGPNILNNPLIIVLIAVPLIIQTYFIFFIVWFAGKKLKLSHAICAPASMIGASNFFELAVAVAIALFGMQSPAALVTVVGVLVEVPVMLSLVALANRWKY